TTTAAATTTTGTCTAAATTTCCAAAGAATATTAATATTACTACCACAAAGTTTATGTAAGGTATTCACTCTATAAGGCAAAGGTATATTATGAGAACAATAAAAACAATGGATCCATTGTGATAATGATTTTCCTTTTAATTTTATTCTTTCTTTTAAAGAAACTCCTGTCCACATTGCATCAGAAAAAAAATAAATTATTTTTTTATTTAAAATAATTATATGTTCTTTTGTTTTTTCATTTCTATACCATTCATGTAATAAATGACCCATATAAAAAATATTTTCATTTCTTATTTCTATACTACATACTGATAATCTAACTAAACAAGATTTTAACCATTCATAATCACTTTTACCAGTATTTCTATTTATTGATTTCAAAAAATCATAAGATTTAAATTTAACTTTTTCTCCTAAAGGAACATTTTTTAATCTATGTAAACATTCTAACCAAACATCTAAATCAGAC
The genomic region above belongs to Enterobacteriaceae endosymbiont of Plateumaris pusilla and contains:
- the trfA gene encoding plasmid replication initiator TrfA; this encodes MYKSLHARIIKLASKSKSNNNISFCNKNKEKIFNSSNFLNKDESFFIKKRMPIIPNSKRAVPNIMLRSSLFGVIKKGHRKYEKNILKTTLNGIYIRFTGESLDQSDLDVWLECLHRLKNVPLGEKVKFKSYDFLKSINRNTGKSDYEWLKSCLVRLSVCSIEIRNENIFYMGHLLHEWYRNEKTKEHIIILNKKIIYFFSDAMWTGVSLKERIKLKGKSLSQWIHCFYCSHNIPLPYRVNTLHKLCGSNINILWKFRQNLKKSLEEVSLATGWKCLIDINDFVHIKK